In Flavobacterium sp. GSB-24, the genomic window ATTTCGTGCGCCGTAGTTTGAGGAAAAGTGTACATTGGCAGTAAATAATTGATCTGAGCCTCATTGGTAAACGGATTCAAATAACCGCCAAAACCCATATAAGTCAATGGTGTACTGAATAGGGATTTCTTAACGCTTAAAATTTCATATTTAAAATAAGGATGTTCCTTCGCTAAATTGTCATAACCGTTTAAAATCATTTTAAACGATTCTTTTTGAGAGTAAGGAAAAACAATTTTTGCTGTGTCATTTTTAGTAATTGCAAACTGAATTTCATTCGTTTTTGTAATTAATCTTTTCGTAAAAGCTAAAAGATCAGCATCTGTATACTCTCTCTTGATTTCCATTTTTTCGAAAAGAGGCTCTCTATAATAATTGAACGCCCAAAGAAGATGAAAGAAAAAGTAAAAAACAGAAATTTTGCTTAATATCTTTAAAAGATGATCTTTCCAATCTGTTCTCCATGTTTTACGGATTTTCCAAAACCAGCCAATTATACCTAAAATTAGAAAAGCATAAATACAATCTCCAATAGAAAATGGAACTTTTCCTAGTGCTATCCTTAAAAAATGAGAAATTCTAACAAATAAATTGTTACTGTAAAAACCTTCAACAAAGTCTGGAAAGAAGGCGAGGATTCTTAAAAAGATAATTTGAACAAGAAGAAATATAGGTAAAATGTATTTTGATCTCACGGTTTAGGTTTTTTATAAAAATAATAATTAAATAGAAGTTGAGTTTATTTTTTTGAAATTTTATCAATCTATAAATGAATTATAATATAAAAA contains:
- a CDS encoding DUF3810 domain-containing protein, with protein sequence MRSKYILPIFLLVQIIFLRILAFFPDFVEGFYSNNLFVRISHFLRIALGKVPFSIGDCIYAFLILGIIGWFWKIRKTWRTDWKDHLLKILSKISVFYFFFHLLWAFNYYREPLFEKMEIKREYTDADLLAFTKRLITKTNEIQFAITKNDTAKIVFPYSQKESFKMILNGYDNLAKEHPYFKYEILSVKKSLFSTPLTYMGFGGYLNPFTNEAQINYLLPMYTFPQTTAHEMAHQIGFASESECNFIGFLASAKNDNLYYQYAGYSFTLNYCLGIWKFKNEKVFNQLKKSVHIGILKNYKESQDFHKKYDTFLDEGFYFLYDNFLKSNNQKDGMDSYSKFIDLAINYYKTRKL